A region of the Apus apus isolate bApuApu2 chromosome 10, bApuApu2.pri.cur, whole genome shotgun sequence genome:
AATGTTCAGTTTTGTTTAGAGACAATTACGGTGCATTTAATATGAAATCAGAACAAGCTCAGTAACTCTGAATGTTTACTTTACATTCATTTCCCAAATCTATTTTAAAGTATCCACTTTCAAGGAGGGGGGTGAAACCTCCAACCTTATGAAATTCATGCACTTACTGGTTTGGGTGTGAAGTGGAAGTTACAAAGTGCATCCAGCTTCAGGAAGAGTGAATCCATCATTTCCTGAATTTCTTTGTGTTcaggattttcttcttcttcagtcTTTTGCTGCATTAATAACGCAATGTTACTGCAACACCATTCATAAAGCTATTTTGCTTCAGCAAAACTGGTAACACAATATACAATTCAGAGCCATTTCACTGCTGAACACTCAGGGAAAGTCTGAAGTATTTCCAAAAAACTGGAAGCAGAATTAGCAGCATACAAAGTAAGATTACATTATATGAACTTCAAACTGAAGGGAAGAGCATTTCTTACATTACCTGGTGAAGTTTCATGTATTCTTGCTCATAGATCTCAGCAAGACTCAGTTTACTCTTTTCATGATCCAAACTGATCCGTTTCTTGTATTCAAAAGGCTCCTcatttggtttttcttttggtaCTACATCATCCCATGCCTGAGAAAGTAATAAATTAATGCCCAAATGCAACTACAGTCCAGTATCAGGTGCTACAGCTTGTTTAGAACATCCTCCCATGCTACTTCTCTGACATACTAACTACTTTATACATGTGGCTTCCCTGGAACATCTTATTTCaaatgttgatttaaaaaaaaaaaaaaaagtaatgaatgACTTATAGCTCTAGTTTATGTGCTTATTTTCAGCGGATCAGGGTAAAAATCATGTAAAAAATACCATATGTGTGATTTTGTTAAGTACATTTAAATAATCTCCCCCCATATGTAGCAAATTTTAAATTCAACTAACAATACGCCTCTACAAGCTGGGTGATAGAAATTTATCAGTggctttcaagaaaaaaaaagttaataattGAGTTTTGGTTAGTGGTTAGAATCCTTAGAGCACTACAAttatggtcacaggcaaaatTTTACAGACtggcattttattaaaaataaactcctCACACTTTTGTCTGCAAACACTCATTTTTTTGAAGCACAGCAAAGCTCAGCACATAACAGGGATGTAAAAATAGAGCTCCTTGGAAATCTAATAACACATTCatcaaggaaaaagaataaaacaagatGTTGTAGAAATTAATTAAGATAATCTAGTATTTTAAGAGCTTCAAACTCAACCTAGGAATGTGCCCTTTGAGCCCAATCTATGAACAAAATAGGGATTAACAAGTGAAATAATATTAACCTCATCCAATATTCTCTGTTTAATGAGGTCTTCAAGCTGAAAAGTAGTTTCTTCTGTGATCACAGgttctgagagaaaaaagagaagaattttaaGATTAATGTTTCTCCAGCAAGAAATACTTTTTGCCCTTTGAAgaataaacaacagaaaaagaaagaaaagccttaACAAATATGGAGTAATTGAAGGAGGGGTaagtaaataatgtttttctctaCATTAAAGAGAGTAATAATTTATGTAAGGCTTGTAAATTACTGAATCTGCCACTGAACTAAAGAACTTTGAGTTAAAATTGAACAGAATAGTATCTCCCCATAGTTTCCACCATGAAAatgcaaaacctgaaaaatacaCCAAGAGGTTTAATTGAAGTGTTTTGTTCCCCTGCTCCTGAGCCACAGGTGCTTTCAGCAAGGCCAAAGGGAAGACCCAAGGGGTAAGCAACACATTTTCAGGAACAGCCTCTCTCACCACCCACCCATGCGAACTGCGTGGTCAAAAAGTAGAGTTTCCTCCAAAAGGCTGTTTTCAGGTCGTTTTTGTCCACTCACTTCTCCTTTAAGCTGCCAAGGTTTCTCCTCTAATAATTCTTCTtctagattttttatttttttgctcatCTGAAAAACACAATTTCCTAAGTTTAAAACATAGAGCTCTCCTGTAAAATCGAGGCAAGGAATTAATAGTTCTTTCAGatactgaataaaaatatgacTGCATGTATATCTGATGTAGATAAGccactttttcttaatttgtaaaTAGCCTCTTCATTTTTAGCAGACTGAACAAATTACACAATAattttatacatacacacacaggcTTCTCTTCCAAAGtagcagcaaaattaaaaaaaaaaaaaaaagtaccttttcctgtctcttctcAAAAGAAGACTTTATTTCACTGGGATCAATGTCCTTCTCTAATTGCATATCAGTAACATCATCTGTTTCACTGTCATCTGGCAAGTTAAATGTAACCTTTTTGGAGGTTTCTTTACTTCTCATATTCTCCATCATCATTTCATCCGTATCTTCAACCCTGTAACATTAAAATGTGTTATAAAATAAAGGTTGAAAAGCCTCTATAGTTTTTTCCATGAACATATTTCAGCCATTAAATGTTTACTTGTTACAACTAACAACTAGGCCTTCACTGAAACCTAAAGGCAGGGAACATTAGGGAAACTTCTATATATTAAAAGTAACTTTCAAAAACAGAAGTTACAGCTATTAAACAATGCCTTCAAATAAATATCAAGAGACAATACTCAAAAGATAAgtaaataaactatttttttaagtgaggtGACAATGCAAACATATAACAGAGAACAACAAACCATAACCACAGTGAGCCTGgaaatcacattttattttctactttacTTCAGTGTAAAATTATGAGGACATTTAAGCAGCAAATAATGCATAAACTTACCCAGACATGCTTTCTTCATTCTCCTCCTCAATAGCACTGTCTGCTTCCTCCTCTTGATCATCTTCAATACCATTAGCTACtaaatcatcatcatcaactGGATCGAAGAAATCTTTGTATGTCAAGTCTCTAgaacttttaattttctaagaaggggagaagaaaaaaaaattattaaaaaaaaaaccaaacccaaaaccactaaagaaaaaactgaaactgTTGAGACTGACAGAAGTCTAAGGGTAACCTGTCTTTTCAAGTCCTTAGCACCTGAGGAACACCACTACTAGTGTAACAGTAATTGGGTTTACTGAAGCATTAACCTATGGTAGGGCATCTTagtaaaattaatctcttttacaagtatttaaaatattctaccACTTACATTCATTACTGATTTCAACATGCACAGAAGTCAAAAAGCAGTAGAATTTGCCAACTATTCACTGGAATGCATACACCTCTCCTTATTCCCTAGCCATAGTTCTTACTTGCTAGTAAGAATCTCTGCTAATATTAAATaacagaagatttattttttaaatgagtagTCAGCAATTTAAGTTAAATCAGAGTTCCAAAGCCACATCTCTGAAAGAGCTTGTCAAAAGcctcagagctctgctctgcatcAGTCACCTTAGTGATCTCTAATTGCCAGGTGCCAATGCTGAGTGACACATCTTTTTCATTTGCTGGGTCACCTATTCTGCAATTCTGCAAGGCCACCTATTTCTTATGACATACTATCTTCCTTTACTCATGCAAAAACCCCACCTAAAGGGAGACTGGAATAGCAGGTCAGTGTGTTGTTCTACACTAGGATATTTTGTTACCAAATACTcatgtaaaatatattattaaagtAAAGCTGCAAAAGTAATCATCTGTCATCTAATCAAATTTAACTTGGTAGCTGCTACTCAGAGTTCAACAGTTTATATCTGCTCTAAGGAATATCAGATCTTGATTTAACAGAAAAGAGATTAGAAAATTACTGATACTCTTACTGTGACTTTAGCTTTTTCAGACTCTTCGTCATCATCTGAGATGAtgtcttcaaaataattaatatcttcctcctcctcctcctccactctATTTTCCTTCTCTACATGTTCTAAAAAAGCTTCCATCTCAGACAGCTTGAAAAACTTGTCATCCACTATAgattttctccccctttttgtCAGTGTGGTTTCTTTGGCTGTTTTAGTTTGTTGCTCCAGAGCTTCAATATCAAAGTCAATATCAGAATCCTCATCACTGTATTTCTGCATTATGCTTTCTCTgagtttcctttgcttttctttagctTTAGTTTTATCTTTTGTATAAACATTCTTCTGTTCAGTTTCTGCTTCCATAACGTTGTCTTCCAATTCCTTGTTACAGCTGGTCTCTGCATCAGAGCTATCCCCTTCCCCATCTGAGAAGAGGCAAAGATCTTCATCCTGGACATCCCTTGCAATGGACTTCTTGAAGAAATCAAGAACTGCATTGTTTTGGAGCTCTAGTTGTTGCCAAATCTGCTCTTCATCAAAATTTTCTATCACCAGCTCTTTAAGAGGACCCCCACGAACAATATTACTTCCCAGAGCTTTAGTCAAATCATAGAGAGTCTTTGTTAATGCTCTGAAGTCAGCAGCCAGTCCATCCTGCACACTAGGagtagaaaaaaagatttacagctttaaaaagcacagcagttaagttgtggggtttttttcttttttccaggatCTACTAGCTTCCATTAATTTTATACCTTCCCTTAAGATAATCACCTGGTCACACTGCAGCTCCTTTTATAGCTTTTATTATACTTTATAATTATagtttttatacttttttaCGTATTTTGGTGCTACAGAATAGCACTTTTCAACAATTAATGCTATTGCTTGACCTTCTACGCCTAGCTTTGAAAACACTGTCATGATTAAGCCTTTCAGCTTTGTTACACTTTGTGTATAAAGTAGCAACGGGACAGCTTCTATAGTTGCATTTTATTATAACTTGATAATTATCAGATACTGCGGACGTTTTGGGGAAGTAAATAGTACAGCACTGAACACCTCAAACAAGCAAGAGACAGACttggtttttaaaaaggtaaCTGCCTCACTCCTCAGCTTTATATTTGGGTAGTCTCttccaggtgttttttttccctagagcTACCAATGCTTCAGCTGAAACAGAAACCTCCCTTTCCTAATTCCCGAGGGCTGAAGAAAGGCACAGGACCCTGCAGCAGCTTCGGCAGAGGCCCCAGCCCGCTCCCGAGGCCGTTAACAGCCCTGCGGCCCCggggcagcccaggctggcagcagggcgGCCCGCGCACACACCGCACCGCCCGGCAGCCCCGCAGTACCTGAGGAAGCGCTCCGGGCGAGCCgcggcagcgcccgccgccctcaggcccagctccagccccttcaccgCCGCCATCTTCCCGCCGGCCGCGGCGCGTGGAGCGACCCGGAACCGCCTCCCCGCGGACAGGCTGAGCGGCCCGGGTGCGCCCCGCGGCCGGCGCGGAGGTTCCGCGCACGGAGGTTCCGCCCCGCCGCCCTTGGCGCCCCCAGCAGCGGGAGCGCGGCAGcagccggcccggcccggccccgaGCCCGAGGCttttctgcctccctgcccGTGCTTCTGTCACTGCACCGCCTCGTTGGTTCATGCCACGCCCGGCTCCTCAGGCGGGCCTGCCCGCAGGGCGttgcagcctcctgctgcccccagtACAGCGCggtgctgctccaggctggggtGCCCATCAGCGCTGAAAAACCTGCTCTAAATATAGGAAAGCCACAGTCACCTTTGCAGCTTCGTCTTTCTGACCTAGCAAGTGGAGCTATTTTGGAACCACGCATTTCCAGCTGATGCTGTGAGCAAGATGCCCCGTTAccggcagctccagctcccagctgaaCCGGCTGCACTCGCCGGCCCCGCCACCAGCgctgcccagcctgcagctctgtgctgcctttgtCGCGCACTTTCCTTGAAGTGTACGTTATAAAGCCGAGTCGAGCACTACGCCCGCAGACCCTGgtgaagaagctgctgctgcaggtgtggGAGACCACCCATCCCTCCCCCGCCCTCAGGAGCTGCCCCCGGGCCGCACAGACCCTGCCGGTGCCGCTCCCGGCCGCCCCAGCCCTTCCGCAGCTGGATCCACAGCTCTGACCAGCCTCCTAACCTGGTTCTTGCTAttgcttctcctcttcctctgctgctttcctgctttcttcctaCCAAAACCAAGGTATCTTCAGCGCACAGGAAACAAAGCCCTAGTGTACAGCTTCTGTGTGGCCTCTCATTGGCACTTTGCACCCTCAAGAAACCCTTGTGTGGAGCAGGGCCCAGCAAGGGGAGCCATGAGGATAACCTGCTCCTGTGATCCTCTGAA
Encoded here:
- the MPHOSPH10 gene encoding U3 small nucleolar ribonucleoprotein protein MPP10; its protein translation is MAAVKGLELGLRAAGAAAARPERFLSVQDGLAADFRALTKTLYDLTKALGSNIVRGGPLKELVIENFDEEQIWQQLELQNNAVLDFFKKSIARDVQDEDLCLFSDGEGDSSDAETSCNKELEDNVMEAETEQKNVYTKDKTKAKEKQRKLRESIMQKYSDEDSDIDFDIEALEQQTKTAKETTLTKRGRKSIVDDKFFKLSEMEAFLEHVEKENRVEEEEEEDINYFEDIISDDDEESEKAKVTKIKSSRDLTYKDFFDPVDDDDLVANGIEDDQEEEADSAIEEENEESMSGVEDTDEMMMENMRSKETSKKVTFNLPDDSETDDVTDMQLEKDIDPSEIKSSFEKRQEKMSKKIKNLEEELLEEKPWQLKGEVSGQKRPENSLLEETLLFDHAVRMEPVITEETTFQLEDLIKQRILDEAWDDVVPKEKPNEEPFEYKKRISLDHEKSKLSLAEIYEQEYMKLHQQKTEEEENPEHKEIQEMMDSLFLKLDALCNFHFTPKPPVPEVKIVSNLPAISIEEVAPVAVSDAALLAPEEIKEKNKAGDVKTDAEKTPTDKKRERRKKKLRKRMKLREKEKRQKLLEKMKPEQGTKLSKKAAAAKLKRLTKEGKASLLKDEGKDKVLKSSQAFFSQLQDQVKMQIKDANKEKKKQKQQKALSVHKLKL